TTTATTGGCGGAGAGAATTTAATGAAAATTTTCCCAATCTCCTTGTTTTTCCAAGCATGAGAAGCCATTCCAAGATTGACCCCTCCTTGACGTGTCTTCCCGCCTGCGATACCGTTGCAATATCTGCGTGTTTGCCCCCCGTAGGGATCGGCGGGGCCGGAGGATCCCGTCGCCAGGCGGCGGGTTTGGGGTAATGTCTGAATGCAAAAGGACAAGCACATGAGGAACGGCACATCACTGCTTCTGCTGGCGGCTATCGCCCTGGCTGGCGCGGCGTGTCTTACGGCGCTGGGAGCTGGTTCGGCAAATGCCGCAGCTCTGGAGCCAACAGACAGCGGCGCGCCATCGGCCATAGTCATGTTTCCGGTCGGCGACAAGCCCAATCCCAAGGGCGCGGCCATGAAACCTGTGGTTTTCAATCACCTTAATCACGAAAAAAAGATTGAAAACTGCGAGACCTGTCACCACACGGGCGACCCGGTGGCCTGTAGCACCTGTCACACCGTGGAAGGCAAGGCCGAGGGCAATTTCATCACCCTTGAGCGGGCCATGCACGCCACCAAGATCGCCAAGCGCGCCAAGGGCAACACTCCCGTCAGCTGCGTGAGCTGTCACGAACAGCAAACCAAGGAAAGGCGCGAATGCGCGGGCTGTCATGCCATTGTCACGCCCAAGCGCGATTCGGCGTGGTGCGCCACATGCCACAATGTTACGCCGTCCATGACGCCGGAACAAATGCAGAAGGGCATTAACGGAACCCTTTTGCCCGGCGACAATGAAGCTCTGGCAGCCGAAACCGTGCTGGCCCAGAAGCCCGTTACGCCTGTTTCTCCCATGCTGGCCCCCCTCAAGGTGGTCATCGACTCTCTGGCCGACAAGTACGAGGGAAGCAACTTCACCCATCGCCGTCACCTGACCTCCCTCATTGAGGGAATCAAGGACGACAAGCTGGCCCAGGCTTTCCACAATCAGCCTGAGCTTCTGTGCGCGACCTGCCACCACAGAAGCCCGCTCTCTCTCACGCCGCCCAAGTGCGGCAGTTGCCATGCCAAGGAAATCGACAAAGTCAATCCTGGCCGTCCCAACCTCATGGCCGCCTACCATCTGCAGTGCATGGGTTGCCATAAGGGTATGAACGTCGCGCGTCCCAGAGATACCGACTGCACCACCTGCCATAAGGCCGCGCCCAAGAGCGCCGACTAGCATGGAGTAAGAATATGAAACGCAGAACATTTCTGACCATTCTGGGAAGCGCGGGCGTGGTCTCGGCCCTTGGCACCGCCAAGGTAGCCCAGGCTGGCCCCCACACTTTCCCATATTATGCTGACAGTTACGGAGTGCTGCACGACACTACCCGCTGCATCGGCTGCCGCAAGTGCGAAGAGGCCTGCAACAAGGTCAACCACCTGCCCAAGCCCAAAAAGCCCTTCAGCGACCTCACAGTGTGCGACACCACTCGCCGTACCAGTGAATACCAATGGACCGTGGTGAACAAGTACAAGGTCAACGGCAAGGACGTGTTCCGCAAGTTGCAGTGCTTCCACTGCAACGACCCGGCCTGCGCCTCGGCCTGCTTTGCCAAGTGCTTCACCAAGCACCCCAACGGCGCGGTGCATTACGACGGCTCGCAGTGCGTGGGCTGCCGCTATTGCATGATCGCCTGCCCCTTCTACGTGCCCGGCTTCCAGTACGACGAAGCCTTTGACCCCCTGGTGCAAAAATGCACCTTCTGTGAGCCTTTGCTCCAGGAAGGCAAGCTCCCCGGCTGTGTGCAGGCCTGTCCCAAGGACGCCCTCACCTTCGGCCGCCGCAGTGACCTCCTCCGCGTGGCCCGTGCCCGCATGGCCGACAGCCCCGGCAAGTACGTCAACTACATCTACGGTGAAACCGACGCCGGCGGCACCGCATGGATGGTTCTGAGCCCCGCAGTGGGCCAGGCCGCTGCCGCCATTCCGACGGACGACGCGCCGCTGGCTGGCGAAGAACTGAAACAGCTTGGCCTCAACACCCACCTCGGCAACCGCCCCATGGGTGAACTGACCTACGGCGCGCTGGGCGCGGTGCCAATGATCGTGGCCTTCTGGCCTGTGCTCTTCGGCGGTGCGTATGCCATCAGCAAGCGCCGCGAAGCCATGTACAAGGCTGAAAAGGACGATAAGATCAAGGAAGCCCACGAAGACGTGGCTGCCGCCGTTGACGCCGCTGTGCGCAAGATTGAGGAAACCCAGGGGCCGGGTGCTGCCGACACGGCTCGCCGCGCCATGACCGAGGCCCTCAAGGCCCGGGAAACGGAGTGCAAGTGTCACGGGGAGGATAAGTAAATGTCGCACCACAGCATAGTCATTCCTACCAAGGACAAGCTGTTCAACCTTGGCGAGTTCTTCAGACCTACGCCGGGCAACATCATTACCGCCATCATCCTGTCGGTGGGTCTGGTAATCACCATTATCCGTTTTACCATGGGCATTGGCTCGGTCACCAACCTGAGCAACACGCAGCCCTGGGGCCTGTGGATCGGCTTTGACCTTTTGTGCGGCGTGTCGCTCGCTGCTGGCGGCTACTTTACCACCGTGGCCTGCTACGTCATGGGCATGAAGCAGTTCCACTCGGCAGTACGTCCCGCCATCACCACGGCCTTTCTCGGCTATGCCTTCGTGGTTGTGGCCCTTCTGTACGACCTGGGCCATCCGCTGCGTCTGCCCTTCATGTTCTTCTTCCCCGGCACCACTTCGGTTCTCTTTGAAGTGGGCCTGTGCGTGGCCACCTACGTTACGGTGCTGCTCATCGAATTCTCCGTGGCGCCTATGGAATGGCTGTCGTCCAAGTTCACCTTCCTGCTCAAGTGGCGCAAGGTCGTGGTGCAGGCCACCATCGTGCTCACCATCTTTGGCGTGACGCTGTCCACCCTGCACCAGTCCTCGCTGGGCGCGCTGTACCTCATTGCGCCCGAAAAGCTGCATCCCTTGTGGTACTCGCCCTTCATGCCCATGTTCTTCTTCGTCAGCTCCATGGCTGCCGGATCTTCCATGGTCATTTTTGAAGGCATGTTCGCCCACAAGGGTCTGCA
This DNA window, taken from Desulfovibrio sp. 86, encodes the following:
- a CDS encoding nine-heme cytochrome c: MRNGTSLLLLAAIALAGAACLTALGAGSANAAALEPTDSGAPSAIVMFPVGDKPNPKGAAMKPVVFNHLNHEKKIENCETCHHTGDPVACSTCHTVEGKAEGNFITLERAMHATKIAKRAKGNTPVSCVSCHEQQTKERRECAGCHAIVTPKRDSAWCATCHNVTPSMTPEQMQKGINGTLLPGDNEALAAETVLAQKPVTPVSPMLAPLKVVIDSLADKYEGSNFTHRRHLTSLIEGIKDDKLAQAFHNQPELLCATCHHRSPLSLTPPKCGSCHAKEIDKVNPGRPNLMAAYHLQCMGCHKGMNVARPRDTDCTTCHKAAPKSAD
- the hmcB gene encoding sulfate respiration complex iron-sulfur protein HmcB: MKRRTFLTILGSAGVVSALGTAKVAQAGPHTFPYYADSYGVLHDTTRCIGCRKCEEACNKVNHLPKPKKPFSDLTVCDTTRRTSEYQWTVVNKYKVNGKDVFRKLQCFHCNDPACASACFAKCFTKHPNGAVHYDGSQCVGCRYCMIACPFYVPGFQYDEAFDPLVQKCTFCEPLLQEGKLPGCVQACPKDALTFGRRSDLLRVARARMADSPGKYVNYIYGETDAGGTAWMVLSPAVGQAAAAIPTDDAPLAGEELKQLGLNTHLGNRPMGELTYGALGAVPMIVAFWPVLFGGAYAISKRREAMYKAEKDDKIKEAHEDVAAAVDAAVRKIEETQGPGAADTARRAMTEALKARETECKCHGEDK
- the hmcC gene encoding sulfate respiration complex protein HmcC — translated: MSHHSIVIPTKDKLFNLGEFFRPTPGNIITAIILSVGLVITIIRFTMGIGSVTNLSNTQPWGLWIGFDLLCGVSLAAGGYFTTVACYVMGMKQFHSAVRPAITTAFLGYAFVVVALLYDLGHPLRLPFMFFFPGTTSVLFEVGLCVATYVTVLLIEFSVAPMEWLSSKFTFLLKWRKVVVQATIVLTIFGVTLSTLHQSSLGALYLIAPEKLHPLWYSPFMPMFFFVSSMAAGSSMVIFEGMFAHKGLHHYMDETHLREADGVIFSFARAASFILFAYFMLKVIDMLVQANLPYVFSGYGAWWLVEILGFVLLPALLYAKGARDRNVTLCRIASVNAVLGIVMNRFNVSMIAFNYNLPSAERYFPSIWEFCISIFVVTMIVTVYRFIVYHMPVLYEHPDFRDEH